The Sagittula stellata E-37 sequence TCGTGCAGGCCATGGCTCAGGCCATCCCGAGGAAGAGGCCGGACAGGCCGACGGCGATCAGATACGCCGCGATGACATAGTTCAGGACACGCGGTGCGACGAGGATGACGACGCCGGCGACGAGGGCCAGCAAGGACTGGGCGAGGATGGGATTTGCATACATGGCAAGTGCTCCGGATTGCGGCGGCGCATCGTGTGCCGCCTGTTGCATCGACACTTAGGTCGCCGAACTGACGTCGCCCTTCTCTGGATCTTACAAATCCGTAAAGCG is a genomic window containing:
- a CDS encoding DUF3096 domain-containing protein, which encodes MYANPILAQSLLALVAGVVILVAPRVLNYVIAAYLIAVGLSGLFLGMA